GTGAACAGAGTTACAGTTACTACTTCCGAGGTCAGCAAAAACGCTTGGAGCAGAGTAAGCGTCGAGGACGAAGGTTAAGTATTCTTGGGTTTCTTCAATCCTTAATTAGCTTTGTCTATGGTTTGGTGATTGGTGGCGTTTCACGCAAATCTTATATACAGATGATGGAGCTTGAAGCAGCCGAAGCCCAACAAACAGGAAGTATCAGAGTAATTGTACAAGACAACGGCCCGATACATCGGTCTAAAGAGGTACAGCAGTTATGGTCAAAATAGGAAGAAATGGGGTTATATACCTTCATTTTTACCTAAATATTGTTCACAAATGAACCCGATTGAACTGGAGTGGCAACACCTCAAACAAGATGAACTAGCTTCTCAAAGTTTTGAGGACGAGTTAGACCTTGCGTATGCTGTGATTGATGGAGTTCAATCTAGAGCAGAGAAAGGAAACTCCAGTACCCAACGTGTAAAATTTAACTCTAATTATTCTGCTTAATTTTTTGTTACATACTTATAAATTTTCTCCACGACTTACTTATACCCATGTGCTATATGCAAGTAGTTTTACTGGAGATTCTTGAAACAGTAGTTGAGTTGTGATGCTGAACCAAAAATCTAAAAATTATGATGAAGTGTTTACTTAGCAAGACCGTGTTCTAGTGCAAAACGAACTAACTCTGTACGGCTATTTGTACCAGTTTTACTAAACAAGCGGCTCACATATTTTTCTACATTACGAACACTTGTTTCTAAGCGACGAGCAATTTCTTTATTCATCAGCCCTTCAGCAACTAAGTTTAAAACGCTTTGTTCTCTGGGGGTCAAATCAATTTTAAAGGGAGCCGGAGATTGAGCAATCGCGCTTCTTTGCGTTAATAATGCTTTGATTTGCGCAATCTGATTGGCTAGTTCAGCAATATCTGGAGTTTCATTGTCTTCACCTGTAAAGGTAGGTTTAGCAGAACGACGAGAAAGCAAGTTTTCTACTATTGCTACTAACTCATCTGGATCAAAGGGCTTAGGTAGATACGCGTCAACACCAGCTTGATAGCCTTGAATGCGATCGCCTGTCATCCCTTTAGCAGTTAAAAAGACAACTGGTAGTGCTTGAAAGCGAGGATCTTCCCTCAATTGCTTCAGAAACTGATAGCCATCCACTTGGGGCATCATGATATCAGAAATCACCAAATCAGGCGTGTTCTGCTCCATCAACTCCCAGCCGTCACGAGCGTTACTGGCAACTTGAACACTAAAGCCGCTTTCTTGTAAATAATCTTTCACAGCTTCTCTCAATCCTGGTTCATCATCTACCAGTAACAATTGTGTTGACATTTAACATTTCCTTAAGTCTATTTTTTTCCAATTTAGCGAAAGTTGGCAGCCAATAGTTATTCGTGATGATCAATAGTAATTGTGAAATTTCTTCACAAACACTTATGAGATTCTGTCATAACTGAGAAAATTCCCTGTTTTGATCTGTGAGTTGGCTCTACAACACTTTCCGTCAATACATGATCAACTTAGTTAATTGCAACTCCTTTAGAAGTAAATACTTGGGGTAATGCTACAACCTTCGTTGCGTAAGTTCTGCTTTTCTATGTGGTGTGTCTTTCATATCGTGTAGCAGTGAAGCAACCGAAATCGCGCCAGAAGTGGTGAAGAGAGGCAATGACGGATTGAAAATTCAAGGTGTACCTTCCTGAGAGAGTATGCAAAGTGCATAGACTATTGTGAACGAGAAAGGACGTGGGGAGGGAGATTATCAGGAAGGGAAAAAGAATTGTGGGAAAGTAGTTGACACAGAGGGGGAGGTTAGATATATTAGATAAGTGCCTGAGAGAAGCGCTGCGAAGCGAAGCTCGGAAGGAACCGAACCATGAAAAGATTATAGTTTGAAAGCAATAATAACACAAGTAGCCTGCGTCAAGTAAATAAAGTAACCAGGCTGAGGTTATAAAAGAACAGCCAAAGAGCTAAACAAACAATTCAAAACGGAGAGTTTGATCCTGGCTCAGGATGAACGCTGGCGGTATGCTTAACACATGCAAGTCGAACGGTCTCTTCGGAGATAGTGGCGGACGGGTGAGTAACGCGTGAGAATCTAGCTTCAGGTCGGGGATAACTACTGGAAACGGTGGCTAATACCGGATGTGCCGAAAGGTGAAAGGCTTGCTGCCTGAAGATGAGCTCGCGTCTGATTAGCTAGTTGGTGTGGTAAGAGCGCACCAAGGCGTCGATCAGTAGCTGGTCTGAGAGGATGATCAGCCACACTGGGACTGAGACACGGCCCAGACTCCTACGGGAGGCAGCAGTGGGGAATTTTCCGCAATGGGCGAAAGCCTGACGGAGCAATACCGCGTGAGGGAGGAAGGCTCTTGGGTTGTAAACCTCTTTTCTCAGGGAATAAGAAAGTGAAGGTACCTGAGGAATAAGCATCGGCTAACTCCGTGCCAGCAGCCGCGGTAATACGGAGGATGCAAGCGTTATCCGGAATGATTGGGCGTAAAGCGTCCGCAGGTGGCGATGTAAGTCTGCTGTTAAAGAGCAAAGCTTAACTTTGTAAAAGCAGTGGAAACTACATAGCTAGAGTACGTTCGGGGCAGAGGGAATTCCTGGTGTAGCGGTGAAATGCGTAGAGATCAGGAAGAACACCGGTGGCGAAGGCGCTCTGCTAGGCCGTAACTGACACTGAGGGACGAAAGCTAGGGGAGCGAATGGGATTAGATACCCCAGTAGTCCTAGCCGTAAACGATGGATACTAGGCGTTGCGAGTATCGACCCTCGCAGTGCCGGAGCCAACGCGTTAAGTATCCCGCCTGGGGAGTACGCACGCAAGTGTGAAACTCAAAGGAATTGACGGGGGCCCGCACAAGCGGTGGAGTATGTGGTTTAATTCGATGCAACGCGAAGAACCTTACCAAGACTTGACATGTCGCGAATCCTCTTGAAAGGGAGGAGTGCCTTAGGGAGCGCGAACACAGGTGGTGCATGGCTGTCGTCAGCTCGTGTCGTGAGATGTTGGGTTAAGTCCCGCAACGAGCGCAACCCTCGTTTTTAGTTGCCAGCATTAAGTTGGGCACTCTAGAGAGACTGCCGGTGACAAACCGGAGGAAGGTGGGGATGACGTCAAGTCAGCATGCCCCTTACGTCTTGGGCTACACACGTACTACAATGCTACGAACAGAGGGCAGCAAGCTAGCGATAGCAAGCAAATCCCGGAAATCGTAGCTCAGTTCAGATCGAAGCTTGCAACTCAGCTTCGTGAAGGAGGAATCGCTAGTAATTGCAGGTCAGCATACTGCAGTGAATTCGTTCCCGGGCCTTGTACACACCGCCCGTCACACCATGGAAGCTGGCAACGCCCGAAGTCATTACCCCAACTTTTAGGAGAGGGGGATGCCTAAGGCAGTGCTGGTGACTGGGGTGAAGTCGTAACAAGGTAGCCGTACCGGAAGGTGTGGCTGGATCACCTCCTTTTAGGGAGACCTACCCAACTGTAAAATCGGTTGCCAAAAGCAAGATAGAGAATACAGATGGTCAAACCTAGGTCGGTCGCAGGAAATTGTGTAAGCTTTCAAACTATGGTTTGGTTCGTATTGGGGCTATTAGCTCAGGTGGTTAGAGCGCACCCCTGATAAGGGTGAGGTCCCTGGTTCGAGTCCAGGATGGCCCACCTGAACAAGGAAAAAGGAAAAAGGAAAAAAAGAATAACATAATTATTTCTTTTGCCTTTTGCCTTTTAAATTTTGCCTTGTTGATGGGGGTTTAGCTCAGTTGGTAGAGCGCCTGCTTTGCAAGCAGGATGTCAGCGGTTCGAGTCCGCTAACCTCCACCTAGAAAGAAAAAAGAGAAGGAAAAAACAGCAACTAACTCTCGTTAGACTGCTGGGTAAAAAATCCTAGCCAGAACCTTGAAAACTGCATAGAAACGCGATTTAATTGCAGGCAGACACAGACATCGAAAGATGTAAGTGAATGCAGGTGAAACCAATGTATTGTGGTCAAGCGAATAAGAGCTAATGGTGGATACCTAGGCACACAGAGGCGAAGAAGGACGTGGTTACCGACGAAAAGCTCCGGGGAGTTGGAAGCAAACTATGAGCCGGAGATATCCGAATGGGGAAACCCTATGTACTACCTGTTGAATATATAGACAGGAAAGAGCCAACCCAGCGAACTGAAACATCTTAGTAGCTGGAGGAAGAGAAATCAAAAGAGATTCCCTCAGTAGTGGTGAGCGAAAGGGGAAGAGCCTAAACCAGTTGGTTTACTGACTGGGGTTGTGGGACAGCGATATCGAATCTAGAGGCTAGACGAAGCAGCTAAGTACTGCACCAGAGAAAGTGAAAGTCTTGTAGTCGAAAGTCAAAGGATAGTAGCTGAATCCCGAGTAGCATGGGGCACGAGGAATCCCATGTGAATCAGCGAGGACCATCTCGTAAGGCTAAATACTACTGTGTGACCGATAGTGAACCAGTACCGCGAGGGAAAGGTGAAAAGAACCCCGGAAGGGGAGTGAAATAGAACATGAAACCATGAGCTTACAAGCAGTGGGAGTCCGATTAAACGGATGACCGCGTGCCTGTTGAAGAATGAGCCGGCGACTTATAGGCACTGGTAGGTTAAAGCGAGAATGCTGGAGCCAAAGGGAAACCGAGTCTGAAAAGGGCGATAATCAGTGTTTATAGACCCGAACCCTGGTGATCTAACCATGGCCAGGATGAAGCTTGGGTAACACCAAGTGGAGGTCCGCACCGACCGATGTTGAAAAATCGGCGGATGAGCTGTGGTTAGGGGTGAAATGCCAATCGAACCAGGAGCTAGCTGGTTCTCCCCGAAATGTGTTGAGGCGCAGCGGTAACGATTAAATCTGGGGGGTAAAGCACTGTTTCGGTGCGGGCTGGGAGACCGGTACCAAATCGAGACAAACTCAGAATACCCAGAGAACACGTTGCCAGTGAGACGGTGGGGGATAAGCTTCATCGTCAAGAGGGAAACAGCCCAGACCACCAGCTAAGGTCCCCAAATCATCACTAAGTGATAAAGGAGGTGAGATTGCATAGACAACTAGGAGGTTTGCCTAGAAGCAGCCACCCTTGAAAGAGTGCGTAATAGCTCACTAGTCAAGCGATCTTGCGCCGAAAATGAACGGGGCTAAGTGATGTACCGAAGCTGTGGGATTAATAAACATTAATCGGTAGGGGAGCGTTCCGTAGTAGGAAGAAGCAATAGCGGTAAGCAGTTGTGGACGAAACGGAAGTGAGAATGTCGGCTTGAGTAGCGCAAACATTGGTGAGAATCCAATGCCCCGAAACCCTAAGGGTTCCAGAGCCAGGTTCGTCCGCTCTGGGTGAGTCGGGTCCTAAGGCGAGGTCGAACGGCGTAGTCGATGGACACAGGGTGAAGATTCCCTGACTATGATATGGGAGCATAACTAGGGACGCATAAAAAATAGCCATACCCTGATTGGTTTGGGAGACGGTTACGACCGTCGCATGGTGAAAGATAGTGCCAAGAAAAGCTAGGGATGTGATGAACATATCGTACCCGTACCCGAAACCGACACAGGTAGGGAGGTTGAGTAAACTAAGGGGCGCGAGATAACTCTCTCTAAGGAACTCGGCAAAATGGCCCCGTAACTTCGGAAGAAGGGGTGCCCACGAGAGTGGGTCGCAGTGAAGAGATCCAGGCGACTGTTTACCAAAAACACAGGTCTCCGCAAACTCGCAAGAGGAAGTATGGGGGCTGACGCCTGCCCAGTGCCGGAAGGTTAAGGAAGTTGGTCAGTGGCAACATGAAGCTGACGACCGAAGCCCCGGTGAACGGCGGCCGTAACTATAACGGTCCTAAGGTAGCGAAATTCCTTGTCGGGTAAGTTCCGACCCGCACGAAAGGCGTAACGATCTGGATGGTGTCTCAGAGAGAGACTCGGCGAAATAGGAATGTCTGTGAAGATACGGACTGCCTGCACCTGGACAGAAAGACCCTATGAAGCTTTACTGTAGCCTGGAATGGTGTCCGGGCTTCGCTTGCGCAGGATAGGTGGGAAGCGATGAGATATTCCTTGTGGGGAATATGGAGCTAACGGTGAGATACCACTCTGGCGAAGCTAGGATTCTAACTCATCTCCGTGATCCGGAGAGAGGACAGTTTCAGGTGGGCAGTTTGACTGGGGCGGTCGCCTCCTAAAAGGTAACGGAGGCGCGCAAAGGTTCCCTCAGCACGCTTGGAAACCGTGCGGCGAGTGTAAAGGCATAAAGGGAGCTTGACTGCAAGACCGACAAGTCGAGCAGGTACGAAAGTAGGCCTTAGTGATCCGACGGCGCAGAGTGGAATGGCCGTCGCTCAACGGATAAAAGTTACTCTAGGGATAACAGGCTGATCTCCCCCAAGAGTCCACATCGACGGGGAGGTTTGGCACCTCGATGTCGGCTCATCGCAACCTGGGGCGGAAGTACGTCCCAAGGGTTGGGCTGTTCGCCCATTAAAGCGGTACGTGAGCTGGGTTCAGAACGTCGTGAGACAGTTCGGTCCATATCCGGTGCAGGCGTTAGAACATTGAGAGGAGTCCTCCTTAGTACGAGAGGACCGGGAGGAACGCACCGCTGGTGTACCAGTTATTGTACCAACAGTAGACGCTGGGTAGCCAAGTGCGGAGTGGATAACCGCTGAAAGCATCTAAGTGGGAAGCCCACCTTAAGATGAGTGTTCTCATCACTTGAAGTGAGTAAGGTCACCTGTAGAACACAGGTTCTTAGGCGGTAGGTGGAAGTGCAGTAATGTATGTAGCCGAGCCGTGCTAACAGACCGAGGGCTTGACCTCACAACTAACTTTGGTAATTCGCGTTTCTTGCAGCCTTCAGGGTCTCTGACTCTACAAGTTTTCCTGGTGCCTATGGCGCGGTGGAACCACACTGATACCTTCCCGAACTCAGAGGTGAAACGCTGCTGCGGCTACGATAGTTGGAGGGTTGCCTCCTGCCACAATTGCTCGGTGCCAGGTTCTATATTCAAACAAATAGCCCCTTTCTTACAAGAAAGGGGCTTCTTTTTTATCCACAATCTGTAATAGAGTTGTTGTCTTCCCGAATAACAACTCAAAAACTACAAGTCGCCCATCTTCGACATCCTATCACTCTTACAATGCCTGTTACCGTTGCTGGAAATATTATCTTCTCACCTCATATACCTGCTGAATATGGGCTAAAAAATGTAATGACGAATTACGAATGAATAATTATGACTTTGCTAACTTGTCGCAATTATATTAATGGTCAGTGGGTGGATGCTACGACAGGAAACATTCTGGAAAGTTATAACCCAGCTTTGGTAAGTGAAGTTGTAGCGACCTTTCCTCGTTCTCAAACCGAGGATGTAGATAAAGCCGTCGCTGCCGCCCGTAAAGCTTATAGCAGTTGGCGGAAAGTTCCTGCCCCAAGCAGAGCCGAATATATTTTTCGTGTGGGGGAATTATTACTTCAGCATAAAGAAGAACTCGCCCAATTAATTAGTCGGGAAATGGGTAAACCTCTCACGGAAGCTAGGGGTGATGTGCAGGAAGGTATTGACTGCGCTTTTTATAGTGCTGGTGAAGGACGGCGACTGTTTGGGTTAACGACACCTTCAGAAATGCCAAATAAATTTGCGATGACGGTGCGAATGCCCATTGGTGTTTGTGCTTTAATTACACCTTGGAATTTCCCTGTAGCTATTCCTTGCTGGAAAGCTATGCCAGCTTTAGTATGCGGTAATACTGTTATTCTCAAACCAGCAGAAGATACTCCAGCTTGTGCAACGAAACTGGTAGAAATTTTCGCCGCCGCAGGTTTACCAGCCGGTGTAATTAACTTAGTGCATGGTGTTGGTGAAGAAGTCGGTAAAGCTTTAGTCGAACATCCCAATGTTGATTTAGTTTCTTTCACTGGTTCTTCGGAAACGGGTGCTTTTGTGGGCGCAACTTGCGGACGAACTCACAAGCGTGTCTGTTTGGAGATGGGCGGCAAGAATGCTCAAGTGGTGATGGAAGATGCAGACTTAGGACTGGCTTTAGACGGTGCTGTTTGGGGGGCTTTTGGGACAACTGGGCAACGTTGTACAGCTACGAGTCGGCTAATATTGCATCGTGACATTAAAGAAAAGTTTACGGCTATGCTGTATGAGCGTGCTAGTAAGTTACGCTTAGGTGCTGGTAATGACCCAAATACAGAAATTGGGCCGATAATCAATCAAAAGCAACTGCAACGGGTGAATGAATATATGAACATCGCCCGTGAAGAAGGGGCAAAAATATTAATTGGTGGGGGAATAGCTAGTGAAGGACAACTAAAAGAGGGGAATTTCTTTTTGCCAACGATTTTAGATAATGTTACACCAGATATGCGCGTTGCCCGTGAAGAGATATTCGGGCCTGTGGTGGCATTAATTGAGATTAATTCTTTTGAAGAAGCGATCGCTATTCTCAATGATACTAATTACGGTCTTTCTTCTTCCATTTATACCCGCGATATTAACCGAGCGTTTACCGCAATGCGCGACATTGAAGCAGGTATTACCTATATTAATGGCCCGACTATTGGCGCAGAGGTACATTTGCCTTTTGGTGGTGTGAAACAAACAGGTAACGGCCACCGCGAAGCCGGAACCACTGCTTTAGATGTTTTCACAGAATGGAAGAGTGTGTATGTTGACTTTTCTGGTAGTTTACAACGCGCTCAAATAGATAATCGAAGTTAGTCCACAGGAACGGAACCCAACATTATCCAAACTTTGTTGGGTTTCGCTATCCCTAGGATTTAACCTAATTTCTCTGATTATCTGCGTAGCCTGCGGTAAGCCACTAACGCTACATCCGCATCCATCTGCGGTTAATTTGCATTAGGTATCGTGGGAACAATGATGGGTTTTGATTTATCTTTGTGTAGTTGATTCTCAGCTTGATTACGTGCAGCGATCGCTTCTGGATAATCTGGCTTATATTTAATAGCTTGATTATAAGATGCGATCGCCTCTTGATAGCGGTTTAAATTTAGTAAGGCATTACCTCTGCTATACCAACTTTCGTAATGTCCTGGGTTGTAACGAACAGCTTTATTATAAGCTGCGATCGCTTCTGGATATTTCTGCAAATTATATTGAGAATTTCCCAAACTGTACCACAATTGGTAATCGTTGCGTTTAATAGTGGCGGCTTTATTATAAGCTGTGATTGCGTCTGCGTAGCGTTGCAACTGATGTTGTGACCATCCAATATTATACCATGATTGATAGTTATCAGAATCATTTTTAATTACTTGCTTAAATGATTCTATGGCTTCAGTATAGCGTCTTAAAGTAATGAGAACATTTCCTCTTGATAGCCATGCTTGGTAATAATTTGGCTGATATTGTACCGCTTTATCATAAGCTGTAAAAGCGTCTGCGTAGCGGTTTAAATTTACCAAAGCGTTGCCCCGATTATACCATGCTTGGTAATAATCAGATTTAATTTCTAAGGCTTTATTGTAGGCGGCGATCGCTTCATCATAATTTTTTAAATTTTGCCACGCTAAGCCTTTACTATACCAAGCTTCGACATAATCTGATTTTAAATCTATGGCTTTATCGTAAGCTTTAATTGCGTTATCATATTGCTTTAACTCGCTAAATACTTCACCCTTCGCATTCCAAACTTCTGGGTAATCATCGTGGAGTTGTAAAGCTTTATCAAAAGCTGCGATCGCTTCTGGATAGCGTTGTAATTTTTGTAAGGTAAAACCTCTACCACTCCAAGCATCTACATAATCTGGCTGAATTTGAATTGCCTTTTCATAAGCAATCAGAGCTTCATCATACTGCTTTAATTTAAATAATGTTTTACCTTGACCATTCCATCCTTGAGCATAATCTGGTCTAATATTCACTGCCTCTTCGTAGACTGATAAAGCATCTTGATAACGTTGTAATTCAAACAGGGTATTTCCTTGTTTTGATAATTCTATAGCATTATTAGCATTAATTTTATTCACCACAAATAAAGATGCTATGCCAGTGATTCCCAATAAAAAAATAGCCCAGAATAATTTAACAACTAAACTTTTATCTGACTTGCCAACCTTAAGCTTTTTTGGTAAAAATCCAGTAGATATATTAACGGTTTTATTCTCAGGTTGATTAATTTTTTTTAATGCTTCTAATGCTACTCTTGCTGAAGTATACCTTTGCCGAAAGTCATAACAAATCATTTTATTTAAAAATCTGGCTAACTCTGGTGAAGCTTGGACTTTGTTTTCCCAGATAATTTCATTCGTTTCTGCATCTTTTTCTAACTCTTCAGCAGATATTCCCGTCAAAGCTTGTATTGCAATCATCCCCACTGCATAGATATCACTGCTAAATTTTGGTGTACCTTGCGCCTGTTCGCTAGGGAGATAACCAGGAGTACCAATTGCAACGGTAGCCTTTGTTTGTCCTTCGGGCGTTACTACTTGAGTAGTGATTTGTTTGACTGCCCCAAAATCTATTAAAATTAACTTGTTATCATCATCCCGTCTGAGTAAATTGCGGGGATTAACATCACGATGAATAACGTTTTGTTGATGAACAAATTCTAATATTTCTAATATTTCTTGTAAGAGTAAGATAACTTGGGCTTGACTGAAAGTTTTTCCCGGAATTAACTCTTTACTTAAATCATGACCAGGGATAAATTCTTGTACAAGATAAAATTCGGCATTCTCTTCAAAATATGCTAACAGTTGGGGAATGCGATCATGCGTACCTAATTTATAAAGAACTTGAGCTTCTGTGTCAAATAAACGCCTAGCTATCTCTAATGTGGCTGCATTGCTAACTTGGGGTTTGAGTTGCTTGACAACACATTGCGGCGAACCTGGAAGTTGAGTGTCACAAGCTACAAAGGTTTCACCAAATCCTCCACCTCCCAAATGGCTAATAATTTGGTATCTTCCAACAAGTGTGTTTCCCAGCATTTCGTTTGCCTAGCTAAATGCAACGCAGTCTGATTCCAATATTGACACAAGGAAAAGTATGAAGTGTGAAATTTTGCCTTTTGGCTATTGACAAAAGACTATTGACTAATTCCCATAATTTTGATTCGCGATCGCCTGCATTATCCTAGCAAAGCAATGGTCAATTATTGGTTGATTGGCATTAATCTTGCTGTCTTTCTTGGGGAACTTCAGTTAAACCTGAATTGCCATTAATTGGGGCAAATGGAGCGATCGCGTAGCCTGATAAATTGAACATATACCTTGCGGCTGAATAGTTTATGTACCCAGTGAGAGATTGTATTTTTGCCCAAAAAAATCCATACTCATTCACACGATAGGGTCTCTGCCGTGTCAATTGAGATTATTTATTGCAAGTGGTTTTCAACATGCCAGACCATGATCGAGATGAATTAGCAGCTTTACGGCAGCGTGTTGCAGAGTTAGAACATTTAGAAATTCACTATCAGTGTCAGCAAGTTGCACTTGAGGTGCAATTAATTGAACTACAAGCAAAACTGACAACAGGAAATATTAATCCTCATAGTCAAGCAGATATGGCATTGACGCTACAACAACTTCAACAAGAAAAAGCTGAAAGAAAACAAGTTGAAGTCGCCCTACAAGAAAGTGAACAACTCTTGAGATTGGCTATAGATGCTGCTTGGATGGGTTTTTGGGACTGGGATATTTTTACCGATAAATTAATTTGGTCGGAAAGTCATGAACTGTTGTTTGGTTTATCTC
This window of the Nostoc sp. HK-01 genome carries:
- a CDS encoding LuxR family two component transcriptional regulator; this encodes MSTQLLLVDDEPGLREAVKDYLQESGFSVQVASNARDGWELMEQNTPDLVISDIMMPQVDGYQFLKQLREDPRFQALPVVFLTAKGMTGDRIQGYQAGVDAYLPKPFDPDELVAIVENLLSRRSAKPTFTGEDNETPDIAELANQIAQIKALLTQRSAIAQSPAPFKIDLTPREQSVLNLVAEGLMNKEIARRLETSVRNVEKYVSRLFSKTGTNSRTELVRFALEHGLAK
- a CDS encoding TPR repeat-containing serine/threonine protein kinase yields the protein MLGNTLVGRYQIISHLGGGGFGETFVACDTQLPGSPQCVVKQLKPQVSNAATLEIARRLFDTEAQVLYKLGTHDRIPQLLAYFEENAEFYLVQEFIPGHDLSKELIPGKTFSQAQVILLLQEILEILEFVHQQNVIHRDVNPRNLLRRDDDNKLILIDFGAVKQITTQVVTPEGQTKATVAIGTPGYLPSEQAQGTPKFSSDIYAVGMIAIQALTGISAEELEKDAETNEIIWENKVQASPELARFLNKMICYDFRQRYTSARVALEALKKINQPENKTVNISTGFLPKKLKVGKSDKSLVVKLFWAIFLLGITGIASLFVVNKINANNAIELSKQGNTLFELQRYQDALSVYEEAVNIRPDYAQGWNGQGKTLFKLKQYDEALIAYEKAIQIQPDYVDAWSGRGFTLQKLQRYPEAIAAFDKALQLHDDYPEVWNAKGEVFSELKQYDNAIKAYDKAIDLKSDYVEAWYSKGLAWQNLKNYDEAIAAYNKALEIKSDYYQAWYNRGNALVNLNRYADAFTAYDKAVQYQPNYYQAWLSRGNVLITLRRYTEAIESFKQVIKNDSDNYQSWYNIGWSQHQLQRYADAITAYNKAATIKRNDYQLWYSLGNSQYNLQKYPEAIAAYNKAVRYNPGHYESWYSRGNALLNLNRYQEAIASYNQAIKYKPDYPEAIAARNQAENQLHKDKSKPIIVPTIPNAN
- a CDS encoding transposase — its product is MNPIELEWQHLKQDELASQSFEDELDLAYAVIDGVQSRAEKGNSSTQRVKFNSNYSA
- a CDS encoding aldehyde dehydrogenase, producing MTLLTCRNYINGQWVDATTGNILESYNPALVSEVVATFPRSQTEDVDKAVAAARKAYSSWRKVPAPSRAEYIFRVGELLLQHKEELAQLISREMGKPLTEARGDVQEGIDCAFYSAGEGRRLFGLTTPSEMPNKFAMTVRMPIGVCALITPWNFPVAIPCWKAMPALVCGNTVILKPAEDTPACATKLVEIFAAAGLPAGVINLVHGVGEEVGKALVEHPNVDLVSFTGSSETGAFVGATCGRTHKRVCLEMGGKNAQVVMEDADLGLALDGAVWGAFGTTGQRCTATSRLILHRDIKEKFTAMLYERASKLRLGAGNDPNTEIGPIINQKQLQRVNEYMNIAREEGAKILIGGGIASEGQLKEGNFFLPTILDNVTPDMRVAREEIFGPVVALIEINSFEEAIAILNDTNYGLSSSIYTRDINRAFTAMRDIEAGITYINGPTIGAEVHLPFGGVKQTGNGHREAGTTALDVFTEWKSVYVDFSGSLQRAQIDNRS
- a CDS encoding transposase, with translation MLELAAAAGEIDLKYLDESGFCAWSEQSYSYYFRGQQKRLEQSKRRGRRLSILGFLQSLISFVYGLVIGGVSRKSYIQMMELEAAEAQQTGSIRVIVQDNGPIHRSKEVQQLWSK